The following proteins are encoded in a genomic region of Enterocloster clostridioformis:
- a CDS encoding iron-containing alcohol dehydrogenase — translation MRFTLPRDLYHGKDALEALKTLNGKKAIVVVGGGSMKRFGFLDKVVDYLKEAGMEVKLFEGVEPDPSVDTVLKGAAAMQEFEPDWIVAVGGGSPIDAAKAMWAFYEYPDTSFEDLITPFSFPTLRTKAKFCAISSTSGTATEVTAFSVITDYKKGIKYPLADFNITPDVAIVDPALAETMPGKLTAHTGMDAMTHAIEAYVSTLHCEYTDPLALHAIEMINEYLIPSYNGDMEARDKMHDAQCLAGMAFSNALLGIVHSMAHKTGAAYSGGHIVHGCANAMYLPKVIKFNSKEPEAAARYAKIAKFINLPGTTEEELTDALIARLLEMNKALDIPACIKDYEGGIIDEKEFMDKLPKVAELAVGDACTGSNPRSITPKVMEQLLKCCYYDEEVDF, via the coding sequence ATGAGATTTACACTGCCAAGAGATTTGTACCATGGAAAAGATGCACTGGAAGCCCTTAAGACCCTGAACGGCAAAAAAGCCATTGTTGTTGTGGGCGGCGGCTCCATGAAACGGTTTGGTTTTCTGGACAAGGTAGTTGATTACCTGAAGGAAGCCGGCATGGAAGTTAAATTATTTGAAGGCGTTGAGCCTGATCCATCTGTGGATACAGTTCTGAAAGGCGCTGCTGCCATGCAGGAATTTGAGCCTGACTGGATTGTGGCTGTGGGCGGCGGTTCTCCCATTGACGCGGCAAAGGCAATGTGGGCATTCTACGAATATCCCGACACATCCTTTGAGGACCTGATTACACCATTCAGCTTCCCCACCCTGCGTACCAAGGCTAAATTCTGTGCGATTTCCTCCACATCAGGAACAGCAACTGAGGTTACCGCATTTTCCGTTATTACTGATTATAAGAAAGGCATCAAATATCCCCTGGCCGACTTCAACATCACACCTGATGTGGCTATCGTGGACCCGGCCCTGGCTGAGACCATGCCAGGGAAGCTGACCGCGCACACAGGAATGGATGCCATGACCCATGCAATCGAGGCTTATGTCTCAACCCTTCACTGCGAGTATACGGACCCGTTAGCACTCCATGCCATCGAGATGATTAACGAGTATCTGATACCTTCTTATAACGGGGATATGGAAGCCCGTGATAAGATGCACGATGCACAGTGTCTGGCCGGAATGGCGTTCTCCAATGCTTTGCTTGGAATCGTACACTCCATGGCACATAAGACAGGTGCTGCATATTCCGGCGGTCACATTGTTCACGGTTGTGCTAATGCAATGTACCTTCCCAAGGTTATAAAATTCAACTCCAAAGAACCTGAGGCCGCCGCCAGATATGCAAAAATCGCTAAATTTATCAACCTTCCCGGCACAACAGAGGAGGAACTGACCGATGCCCTTATTGCCCGTCTCTTAGAGATGAACAAGGCACTGGACATCCCGGCCTGCATAAAGGATTATGAGGGCGGAATTATCGATGAGAAGGAATTTATGGATAAGCTTCCAAAGGTTGCCGAACTGGCCGTAGGCGATGCCTGCACCGGCTCCAACCCAAGGTCTATCACTCCAAAGGTCATGGAACAGCTGTTAAAATGCTGCTACTATGACGAGGAAGTGGATTTTTAA
- the hflC gene encoding protease modulator HflC: MKTLTKFMRNMGILVIVLLAVTIFNPLVVTKSNEYSLIIQFGKVVRVENSAGPSLRVPFLQSVQKIPKYKMISDLYPSDVTTKDKKVMTVDSFVIWDINDPVKYLASLNASKEKAEVRLGNVVYNSIKNVLSSTNQADIISGRDGNLAKTITENIGDAMDSYGIHIYAVETKKLDLPDSNKESVYQRMISERNNIAAQYTADGDYQSSLIKNETDKTVKETIAKANAEAEKIKAEGEARYMQILSDAYNDEAKADFYNYVRSLDALKASMRGDNKTVILNEDSELARILSGSW, from the coding sequence ATGAAGACATTGACTAAATTTATGAGAAATATGGGAATACTTGTTATCGTGCTCCTGGCTGTCACCATTTTTAATCCGCTGGTGGTCACAAAATCCAATGAGTACTCCCTGATTATCCAGTTCGGAAAGGTGGTCCGGGTGGAGAATTCGGCGGGTCCATCCCTCAGGGTTCCCTTCCTGCAGTCCGTGCAGAAGATACCTAAGTATAAGATGATTTCCGACCTGTACCCAAGCGATGTCACCACAAAGGATAAAAAGGTAATGACTGTTGACTCCTTTGTCATATGGGATATCAACGATCCGGTGAAATATCTGGCGTCCCTGAACGCCAGCAAGGAAAAGGCGGAGGTCAGACTGGGGAACGTGGTATATAACTCCATCAAAAACGTACTTTCCTCCACCAACCAGGCGGATATCATATCAGGCCGTGACGGGAACCTGGCTAAGACCATCACGGAGAACATCGGTGATGCCATGGATTCCTACGGCATTCACATCTACGCGGTGGAGACAAAGAAGCTGGACCTTCCCGACTCCAACAAGGAATCCGTGTACCAGAGAATGATATCCGAGCGAAACAACATTGCCGCCCAGTATACGGCTGACGGCGATTACCAGTCATCCCTGATTAAGAATGAGACTGATAAGACGGTGAAGGAGACCATAGCCAAGGCCAATGCGGAGGCAGAGAAAATCAAGGCGGAGGGCGAGGCCAGATACATGCAGATATTAAGCGACGCCTACAATGACGAGGCAAAGGCCGACTTCTATAATTATGTGCGCTCCCTGGATGCCCTGAAGGCTTCCATGAGAGGGGATAATAAGACTGTTATACTGAACGAGGACAGTGAGCTGGCGAGGATTCTCTCCGGATCATGGTAG
- the hflK gene encoding FtsH protease activity modulator HflK encodes MNFFMGKKFVGPGGGKKDQGPEVVFDNGEESNKRMKRMLRPIKIAIVVAVLAIAAFDSFYTLSENEMAVLTTFGRPSSVTTSGPKFKVPFIQKVHKMSKEIKGMPIGYDPDYNAQNHADSENNPITVTSESEMITKDFNFVNVDFYIEYQIVDPIKAYIHSDTAIPILKNLAQSYIRDTVGSYSVDEVITTGKSEIQAKVKALLSERLEQEDIGLGINNVTIQDAQPPTDAVNNAFKAVEDAKQGMDTKINEARKYQSEQLPAANAKADKAARNAEAYRQQRISEAEGQVSRFNDMYQEYAKYPLITKKRMFYETMEDILPELKVIINGSDGTQTMLPLDSFVTGTQSSTGSQTGSYSSQSGAYDVDEMNGDNDQNGGGQ; translated from the coding sequence ATGAATTTTTTCATGGGTAAGAAGTTCGTGGGACCTGGAGGCGGTAAAAAAGACCAGGGACCGGAAGTAGTATTTGACAACGGGGAAGAAAGCAATAAGAGGATGAAGCGGATGCTCCGTCCCATAAAGATAGCCATTGTGGTGGCTGTTTTGGCCATTGCTGCCTTTGATTCTTTCTATACCCTGTCAGAGAACGAGATGGCAGTGCTGACCACCTTTGGCCGTCCAAGCAGCGTCACTACCTCAGGGCCCAAGTTCAAGGTGCCTTTCATACAGAAGGTACATAAGATGTCCAAGGAAATCAAGGGCATGCCCATTGGATATGACCCGGATTACAATGCACAAAATCATGCTGACAGCGAGAACAATCCGATAACGGTTACGTCTGAGTCAGAGATGATAACCAAGGATTTTAACTTTGTGAATGTGGATTTTTACATCGAGTACCAGATTGTGGACCCCATTAAGGCGTATATCCACAGCGACACGGCCATTCCTATTTTAAAGAACCTGGCCCAGTCCTATATAAGGGATACGGTGGGATCCTACAGCGTGGACGAGGTTATCACCACCGGCAAATCCGAGATTCAGGCAAAGGTGAAGGCACTGCTGTCTGAGCGCCTGGAGCAGGAGGACATCGGCCTGGGCATTAACAATGTGACCATCCAGGACGCGCAGCCGCCTACCGATGCAGTGAACAATGCGTTCAAGGCAGTGGAGGATGCAAAACAGGGTATGGACACCAAAATCAACGAGGCCAGGAAGTACCAGTCCGAGCAGCTTCCGGCAGCCAATGCAAAGGCCGACAAGGCTGCCAGGAATGCGGAAGCCTACCGCCAGCAGAGAATCAGCGAGGCGGAGGGGCAGGTATCCAGGTTCAACGATATGTACCAGGAATATGCAAAGTATCCTCTTATTACAAAGAAGAGGATGTTCTACGAGACCATGGAGGACATTCTGCCGGAGCTCAAGGTCATCATAAACGGCTCAGACGGGACTCAGACCATGCTTCCGCTGGACTCCTTTGTCACCGGGACCCAGAGCAGCACCGGTTCCCAGACTGGTTCCTACAGCAGCCAGTCCGGCGCCTATGACGTGGATGAAATGAATGGGGACAATGACCAGAACGGAGGCGGACAGTAA